A window of the Electrophorus electricus isolate fEleEle1 chromosome 11, fEleEle1.pri, whole genome shotgun sequence genome harbors these coding sequences:
- the slc25a28 gene encoding mitoferrin-2 isoform X2, which translates to MTCSPKIRTPRCVDHISYVRIRTASKVQSVNIWAIANETSTNVVGSTIVNASLTRGLCVWLLMEADGFVRRRRMTAETPGGDAAVAGASAGAEIRWLTEVSEMSEPDYEGLPRGASTSTYMLAGAVAGIMEHCLMFPIDCVKTRMQSLQPDPAARYRNVMEALWRIMKTEGIWRPIRGLNATAVGAGPAHALYFACYEKLKKSLSDVIHPGANSHLANGAAGCVATLLHDAAMNPAEVVKQRMQMYNSPYRGVLDCVRCVWQREGLGAFYRSYTTQLTMNVPFQALHFITYEYLQELLNPQRHYNPASHMVSGALAGAIAAAATTPLDVCKTLLNTQESLALHPLSQSGGHISGLAHAFRTVYRLGGLPAYFKGVQARVIYQVPSTAISWSVYEFFKYVITKHQLERWRSQRDAEK; encoded by the exons ATGACCTGCAGTCCTAAGATACGTACTCCGCGATGCGTGGATCACATCTCGTACGTTCGAATTCGGACGGCTAGTAAGGTCCAGAGTGTGAACATCTGGGCGATTGCTAATGAAACATCAACGAATGTTGTTGGATCAACCATAGTAAACGCTTCGTTGACCAGAGGACTGTGTGTCTGGTTGCTAATGGAAGCGGATGGTTTTGTTCGGAGACGGCGAATGACAGCGGAGACACCCGGCGGAGACGCCGCGGTGGCTGGCGCTTCCGCAGGCGCAGAAATACGATGGCTCACCG AAGTCTCGGAGATGTCCGAACCGGACTATGAAGGTCTGCCACGGGGTGCTTCCACTAGCACCTACATGTTAGCCGGCGCTGTTGCGGGTATCATGGAACACTGCCTGATGTTCCCTATTGACTGTGTCAAG ACCCGCATGCAGAGCTTACAACCTGATCCAGCTGCACGCTACCGTAATGTGATGGAAGCTCTGTGGCGCATCATGAAAACTGAGGGAATCTGGAGGCCAATCAGAGGCCTTAATGCCACAGCTGTGGGGGCTGGGCCAGCCCATGCGCTTTACTTTGCCTGCTATGAGAAGCTAAAAAAGAGCCTTAGTGATGTCATCCACCCAGGAGCCAACAGTCATTTGGCAAATG GAGCTGCAGGATGTGTGGCCACACTGCTTCATGATGCTGCCATGAACCCGGCTGAAG TGGTGAAGCAGAGAATGCAGATGTATAACTCACCCTACCGCGGCGTGTTGGACTGTGTACGCTGTGTGTGGCAGCGGGAAGGGCTGGGGGCATTCTACCGCAGCTACACCACGCAGCTCACCATGAACGTGCCCTTCCAGGCCCTGCACTTCATCACCTACGAGTACCTGCAGGAGCTGCTCAACCCCCAGAGACACTACAATCCTGCATCTCACATGGTGTCGGGTGCCCTGGCCGGGGCCATCGCTGCCGCTGCCACCACACCGCTGGATGTTTGCAAGACATTGCTGAACACCCAGGAGTCTCTGGCCCTGCATCCACTAAGCCAGAGTGGAGGACACATCTCAGGCCTGGCCCATGCCTTCAGGACGGTGTATAGGCTGGGCGGCCTGCCCGCATACTTCAAAGGTGTGCAGGCTCGTGTCATCTACCAGGTGCCCTCCACCGCCATCAGCTGGTCAGTCTACGAGTTCTTTAAGTACGTCATCACCAAGCACCAGCTCGAGCGGTGGAGGAGCCAGCGGGATGCGGAGAAGTAA
- the slc25a28 gene encoding mitoferrin-2 isoform X1, giving the protein MTCSPKIRTPRCVDHISYVRIRTASKVQSVNIWAIANETSTNVVGSTIVNASLTRGLCVWLLMEADGFVRRRRMTAETPGGDAAVAGASAGAEIRWLTGRFLGVSEGIVGTLVPRIGGECELNAVQLYGSQEVSEMSEPDYEGLPRGASTSTYMLAGAVAGIMEHCLMFPIDCVKTRMQSLQPDPAARYRNVMEALWRIMKTEGIWRPIRGLNATAVGAGPAHALYFACYEKLKKSLSDVIHPGANSHLANGAAGCVATLLHDAAMNPAEVVKQRMQMYNSPYRGVLDCVRCVWQREGLGAFYRSYTTQLTMNVPFQALHFITYEYLQELLNPQRHYNPASHMVSGALAGAIAAAATTPLDVCKTLLNTQESLALHPLSQSGGHISGLAHAFRTVYRLGGLPAYFKGVQARVIYQVPSTAISWSVYEFFKYVITKHQLERWRSQRDAEK; this is encoded by the exons ATGACCTGCAGTCCTAAGATACGTACTCCGCGATGCGTGGATCACATCTCGTACGTTCGAATTCGGACGGCTAGTAAGGTCCAGAGTGTGAACATCTGGGCGATTGCTAATGAAACATCAACGAATGTTGTTGGATCAACCATAGTAAACGCTTCGTTGACCAGAGGACTGTGTGTCTGGTTGCTAATGGAAGCGGATGGTTTTGTTCGGAGACGGCGAATGACAGCGGAGACACCCGGCGGAGACGCCGCGGTGGCTGGCGCTTCCGCAGGCGCAGAAATACGATGGCTCACCGGTAGGTTCTTGGGTGTTTCCGAGGGTATAGTTGGTACTTTAGTACCCCGGATCGGAGGAGAGTGTGAACTTAACGCCGTACAACTCTATGGGTCCCAAGAAGTCTCGGAGATGTCCGAACCGGACTATGAAGGTCTGCCACGGGGTGCTTCCACTAGCACCTACATGTTAGCCGGCGCTGTTGCGGGTATCATGGAACACTGCCTGATGTTCCCTATTGACTGTGTCAAG ACCCGCATGCAGAGCTTACAACCTGATCCAGCTGCACGCTACCGTAATGTGATGGAAGCTCTGTGGCGCATCATGAAAACTGAGGGAATCTGGAGGCCAATCAGAGGCCTTAATGCCACAGCTGTGGGGGCTGGGCCAGCCCATGCGCTTTACTTTGCCTGCTATGAGAAGCTAAAAAAGAGCCTTAGTGATGTCATCCACCCAGGAGCCAACAGTCATTTGGCAAATG GAGCTGCAGGATGTGTGGCCACACTGCTTCATGATGCTGCCATGAACCCGGCTGAAG TGGTGAAGCAGAGAATGCAGATGTATAACTCACCCTACCGCGGCGTGTTGGACTGTGTACGCTGTGTGTGGCAGCGGGAAGGGCTGGGGGCATTCTACCGCAGCTACACCACGCAGCTCACCATGAACGTGCCCTTCCAGGCCCTGCACTTCATCACCTACGAGTACCTGCAGGAGCTGCTCAACCCCCAGAGACACTACAATCCTGCATCTCACATGGTGTCGGGTGCCCTGGCCGGGGCCATCGCTGCCGCTGCCACCACACCGCTGGATGTTTGCAAGACATTGCTGAACACCCAGGAGTCTCTGGCCCTGCATCCACTAAGCCAGAGTGGAGGACACATCTCAGGCCTGGCCCATGCCTTCAGGACGGTGTATAGGCTGGGCGGCCTGCCCGCATACTTCAAAGGTGTGCAGGCTCGTGTCATCTACCAGGTGCCCTCCACCGCCATCAGCTGGTCAGTCTACGAGTTCTTTAAGTACGTCATCACCAAGCACCAGCTCGAGCGGTGGAGGAGCCAGCGGGATGCGGAGAAGTAA
- the slc25a28 gene encoding mitoferrin-2 isoform X3 encodes MTCSPKIRTPRCVDHISYVRIRTASKVQSVNIWAIANETSTNVVGSTIVNASLTRGLCVWLLMEADGFVRRRRMTAETPGGDAAVAGASAGAEIRWLTVSEMSEPDYEGLPRGASTSTYMLAGAVAGIMEHCLMFPIDCVKTRMQSLQPDPAARYRNVMEALWRIMKTEGIWRPIRGLNATAVGAGPAHALYFACYEKLKKSLSDVIHPGANSHLANGAAGCVATLLHDAAMNPAEVVKQRMQMYNSPYRGVLDCVRCVWQREGLGAFYRSYTTQLTMNVPFQALHFITYEYLQELLNPQRHYNPASHMVSGALAGAIAAAATTPLDVCKTLLNTQESLALHPLSQSGGHISGLAHAFRTVYRLGGLPAYFKGVQARVIYQVPSTAISWSVYEFFKYVITKHQLERWRSQRDAEK; translated from the exons ATGACCTGCAGTCCTAAGATACGTACTCCGCGATGCGTGGATCACATCTCGTACGTTCGAATTCGGACGGCTAGTAAGGTCCAGAGTGTGAACATCTGGGCGATTGCTAATGAAACATCAACGAATGTTGTTGGATCAACCATAGTAAACGCTTCGTTGACCAGAGGACTGTGTGTCTGGTTGCTAATGGAAGCGGATGGTTTTGTTCGGAGACGGCGAATGACAGCGGAGACACCCGGCGGAGACGCCGCGGTGGCTGGCGCTTCCGCAGGCGCAGAAATACGATGGCTCACCG TCTCGGAGATGTCCGAACCGGACTATGAAGGTCTGCCACGGGGTGCTTCCACTAGCACCTACATGTTAGCCGGCGCTGTTGCGGGTATCATGGAACACTGCCTGATGTTCCCTATTGACTGTGTCAAG ACCCGCATGCAGAGCTTACAACCTGATCCAGCTGCACGCTACCGTAATGTGATGGAAGCTCTGTGGCGCATCATGAAAACTGAGGGAATCTGGAGGCCAATCAGAGGCCTTAATGCCACAGCTGTGGGGGCTGGGCCAGCCCATGCGCTTTACTTTGCCTGCTATGAGAAGCTAAAAAAGAGCCTTAGTGATGTCATCCACCCAGGAGCCAACAGTCATTTGGCAAATG GAGCTGCAGGATGTGTGGCCACACTGCTTCATGATGCTGCCATGAACCCGGCTGAAG TGGTGAAGCAGAGAATGCAGATGTATAACTCACCCTACCGCGGCGTGTTGGACTGTGTACGCTGTGTGTGGCAGCGGGAAGGGCTGGGGGCATTCTACCGCAGCTACACCACGCAGCTCACCATGAACGTGCCCTTCCAGGCCCTGCACTTCATCACCTACGAGTACCTGCAGGAGCTGCTCAACCCCCAGAGACACTACAATCCTGCATCTCACATGGTGTCGGGTGCCCTGGCCGGGGCCATCGCTGCCGCTGCCACCACACCGCTGGATGTTTGCAAGACATTGCTGAACACCCAGGAGTCTCTGGCCCTGCATCCACTAAGCCAGAGTGGAGGACACATCTCAGGCCTGGCCCATGCCTTCAGGACGGTGTATAGGCTGGGCGGCCTGCCCGCATACTTCAAAGGTGTGCAGGCTCGTGTCATCTACCAGGTGCCCTCCACCGCCATCAGCTGGTCAGTCTACGAGTTCTTTAAGTACGTCATCACCAAGCACCAGCTCGAGCGGTGGAGGAGCCAGCGGGATGCGGAGAAGTAA
- the slc25a28 gene encoding mitoferrin-2 isoform X4 gives MQSLQPDPAARYRNVMEALWRIMKTEGIWRPIRGLNATAVGAGPAHALYFACYEKLKKSLSDVIHPGANSHLANGAAGCVATLLHDAAMNPAEVVKQRMQMYNSPYRGVLDCVRCVWQREGLGAFYRSYTTQLTMNVPFQALHFITYEYLQELLNPQRHYNPASHMVSGALAGAIAAAATTPLDVCKTLLNTQESLALHPLSQSGGHISGLAHAFRTVYRLGGLPAYFKGVQARVIYQVPSTAISWSVYEFFKYVITKHQLERWRSQRDAEK, from the exons ATGCAGAGCTTACAACCTGATCCAGCTGCACGCTACCGTAATGTGATGGAAGCTCTGTGGCGCATCATGAAAACTGAGGGAATCTGGAGGCCAATCAGAGGCCTTAATGCCACAGCTGTGGGGGCTGGGCCAGCCCATGCGCTTTACTTTGCCTGCTATGAGAAGCTAAAAAAGAGCCTTAGTGATGTCATCCACCCAGGAGCCAACAGTCATTTGGCAAATG GAGCTGCAGGATGTGTGGCCACACTGCTTCATGATGCTGCCATGAACCCGGCTGAAG TGGTGAAGCAGAGAATGCAGATGTATAACTCACCCTACCGCGGCGTGTTGGACTGTGTACGCTGTGTGTGGCAGCGGGAAGGGCTGGGGGCATTCTACCGCAGCTACACCACGCAGCTCACCATGAACGTGCCCTTCCAGGCCCTGCACTTCATCACCTACGAGTACCTGCAGGAGCTGCTCAACCCCCAGAGACACTACAATCCTGCATCTCACATGGTGTCGGGTGCCCTGGCCGGGGCCATCGCTGCCGCTGCCACCACACCGCTGGATGTTTGCAAGACATTGCTGAACACCCAGGAGTCTCTGGCCCTGCATCCACTAAGCCAGAGTGGAGGACACATCTCAGGCCTGGCCCATGCCTTCAGGACGGTGTATAGGCTGGGCGGCCTGCCCGCATACTTCAAAGGTGTGCAGGCTCGTGTCATCTACCAGGTGCCCTCCACCGCCATCAGCTGGTCAGTCTACGAGTTCTTTAAGTACGTCATCACCAAGCACCAGCTCGAGCGGTGGAGGAGCCAGCGGGATGCGGAGAAGTAA
- the nkx3.3 gene encoding NK3 homeobox 3 has protein sequence MAGYQTSFLIHNILSRGTEKNIVSRDYADEFTNSKLLEKSDGIRCSMQSEDSNEDGRGKGIVRGNGRTVPCVLDVDSTSDRQSCEEEYTGEESSHQGNRQIIDRENVESCNFVDRHPKSSKKRSRAAFSHAQVYELERRFNLQRYLSGPERADLAGALKLTETQVKIWFQNRRYKTKRRQIAAELAATSTSTLAKRVAVRVLVKNDQKQYRAEDLATPHFLPLHQSYQYCPYLYCIQPWLSNSTLNGGLY, from the exons atggCGGGCTACCAGACCTCGTTCTTAATTCATAACATTTTGAGTCGAGggactgaaaaaaatattgtgtcCCGGGATTATGCCGACGAATTTACGAATTCAAAGCTCCTCGAAAAGTCAGATGGAATAAGATGTTCAATGCAGTCTGAGGACAGTAATGAGGATGGGAGAGGTAAGGGCATCGTTCGTGGGAATGGTCGGACTGTTCCTTGCGTCCTTGATGTTGATTCAACATCAGACCGACAGTCTTGCGAAGAGGAATATACTGGAGAAGAGTCCTCACATCAAGGAAACCGACAAA TCATTGACCGAGAGAATGTGGAGAGCTGTAACTTTGTAGATCGTCACCCTAAATCCAGCAAGAAAAGGTCTCGTGCTGCCTTCTCGCATGCGCAGGTCTATGAACTGGAGAGGCGATTTAACCTGCAGCGGTACTTGTCCGGACCGGAGCGCGCGGACTTAGCAGGCGCTCTGAAACTGACGGAGACACAGGTGAAGATTTGGTTTCAAAACAGGAGATATAAAACTAAACGACGACAAATTGCAGCTGAGCTTGCTGCAACCTCTACGTCTACACTAGCGAAGAGGGTTGCTGTGAGAGTCCTCGTAAAGAATGACCAGAAGCAATACAGAGCTGAAGACTTGGCCACGCCGCATTTTCTTCCTTTACATCAGTCATATCAATATTGCCCTTACTTGTACTGTATACAGCCTTGGCTGTCGAATTCCACGTTAAATGGGGGTTTGTACTGA